A stretch of DNA from Triticum dicoccoides isolate Atlit2015 ecotype Zavitan chromosome 2A, WEW_v2.0, whole genome shotgun sequence:
CGGAGCTGAACCAGCCGCAGCGCACGCGGATGCCAGAGATGGCGCAGGCGGCGCGGCCTGCGCCGGAGCACCGGTTGATTATTTCCACCGTGTAGGACGGGATCCCGCTGGGCAGCGTCGTCCCCGGGCCCTGCTCGATGGCGATGTCGTCCGCGCCGGCGCAGCCTAGGCTCACGCGGTGCGGCACGTCGGCGCCCACGCCTGCATGCAGAAAAGAGACAGTGCTGAGCGAGGCATAATTGAAACTCGCGCGAAGAAGAGGGATGCTTTTTCTTTGCATGGAATATCGATGCGAATTACCTGCAAGGCGGAGCACCTTGCGGGGAAGGACGGAGCTTGGCGGAGGAGCCGCCGATGCGAGCAGCGAAGAATTGAGAGACAAGCTACCTGCGTCGGCGACGGAGGCGGATGCGATGGAGACGGAGCCGGCCGCGGCGAGGAGTATGACAAGAGCGCACAGCGCCGAGAAAGACGCCATCATCTCTGCCTGACGTTTAAGATGAACAGTCAAAAGAAGTATGAAATCCCCGTCAGAATAATCCGCCTTATATAGGTGGGTCGTCTGCTCAACTTGGAAACTAATCAGCTAGGTAAAAAGGTAGTAATCTTGATTTTTACATGGAAGGCAAGTGCTTGTTAGGCCGATTCCTATTTAGCTTAAGGCGCCCGTTCCTGGCGCGACATGCTCGATTCCTTCCGAAACACTAGTAaatatgcacgtgcaacgcacgtctatttggactaataagtgtgcacgtgcaacacgCGTCTATTTGGATTAACACATTATACTATACTTAATACAAGACAATttattcataaatttgaaatttCCCTATAAAGTACACAATCTCTTATTCCCAACTCATACAAATAATTTGAAATATCGTTTCTCCTTAATCAACATGTCTCTTGTATTAAAAGACCACCCACTTTTTCCAATGTATAAAACTCAAAATTATTTAGAAGATTCATCATGATTCTCCATATTCACACATTTATGCAAGTATAATCACAAATGAAAATGTCACTTAGGACAAGCTAAGGAACCGTTTCAGTGCCAACAAACTCCAGTCAAGAATTATTGTTACAATTGAGTGTCAACCACACAATAGTAGGAAGAGACCTCTATGGTTTGTTGAAAAGAGGAAGCCATTGTCACATAGAGAAGTGTAGAGATGTCTTGACTCCATAGAATCAGCTGTGAAACAAGACAAAAAAATGCTAGTTGGACCATCCGATTCTACTATTACACCACAAGTGTTGTAATGTCTGGAAGCAAGAAAAGTGACTTACTTTATTATGAAAATAGAACATGTcaaccaaataaaaattacattgataaattgcgTAATTATACTTGTTAATCACTGGACAAAAGCATTAATATGACAACTTGGAACAGTTACTTGAGTACTACACATTTCTTTAAGGGCTCAACATTCTAAAATTTTGACAATATAACAAATATCCTCTAAGTTCGTAGTAATAATGATACGTAGGCTACCACTTATAAGAATAACAGTGGCAAAAAAGGGCCAACAAATGCCGGTTTAGAAAGAAAAAACTGCAGATATGCTTCCAATTTTAGCAACTCTAGTGGATAAAACATACCTTACCTCCCAAGTCAGGAAAATAGTCAAATGAAAAAATGTACTTCTTATAAGTAGTAGAGATGAAGTCATAAGGATCATGATTCAAGATATTCGGAGAAACATGGTTGGTCTCTCTGTATGATGCGAAGTTGTTGCAGTCAGTAGAAGAGTGACCTGCCTTCCAGGCAGAAGAAGAAGGCGGCGACGGCACGTGTGCGTGTTCGGAGGAAGCCGCAGCTCCTCTTCGCATGTCTCCCGTTGTGGCTCGCGTGGGTGGTGGGCTGGTGACGACAGGCGACTCGCGATCGCGATTCCCTGATAGGAGACGATAGGATGCGCTcgcgattagtttcctaataattagatgtgttcgtgattagttatctaataggatgcgtccgtgattagtttcctaataattagatgtgtTCGTGATTAATTTCCTAATAGGATGCGCTCGTGATTATTTTCCTAATAATAGGATGCACccatgattagtttcctaataataggatgcgtttgtgattagtttcctaataattagatgcgtcTGTGATTAGTTTCTTAATAGGATGTGTCCGTGATAGAGTTTCCTAATTGACCAGGCGTGGACTTCATATTTTCCTtcacggtggagtacggtcagtcaatgtaaattgctaagtgcacacagagaaCATATTAGGTTAAGGCTAGCCGTTAGATTAAGTTTAGTAGGACTAATCATGCGGTGGTAATGTATCCGTGTACGTTTTGTGGGGTGCACTTAAAAAAGATTATGTTTGCTCTTTTATAAGTATATAGATATATCCAGCACCGGCACCGGTTTTGGGAGGTTCCTTCGGTTTTTCAGGATGGGTTCTTCTGTTTTTCGTGTTTCATCGTTTTTTGTTCGGTTCCGTCAGTTTTCACTTTTTTCCATTTTTCATTTGCCGCTTTTTAAAATTTTAATTTTCGTGAATTTTTCCTAAATTTTGTGAACCTTTTTTTTaatcatgaacaattttcaaattcataaacttttTTCTATTTTGTGAAGTTTTTCACATTTTTAAACTAAAAATCATTACTTTTTTCTAGatgcatgaatattttttaaattcgtaAACATTTTAAACCGGCGTCGGGTAGTTCCCCATTTGGCCTTCTCCATAGCCACACTCCCCAAATCTCAACATCCAAAATTCATGCAAATTCACGCACGATGATCATACAGTGCAAATTCATCATACTGATAGAAAGATAGTGTAACCCAAATAAGTGTAGTACATGTCAGAATAAAATTCAATAGTTCATGACAAGCGATACATGAATGAACCAATGACTTCACTCCTCGCGGTTATTGATCCTCTTCTTCATGTGGAGCGACCACTTCTTTCCTTTCTCGTCCAAGAGGTTGATGTCCTGCAACATGATCATCGACTCCTCCATCTCTTTCGCAAGCCGCAGCCTCTCTTTCTCGAGCTCAAGACCATGCACTGTCACAATTTGCTCAAGCTCCCATTTGGCAACCTTCTCTTGACTCTCCAATTCGACTTTGTTTTCTCCAACATCAACCTCTCCCGTTCTAACTCCATCTTCTTCCATTGCACATCAATGAAAATATTGTACCTCACCTCCTTCTTCAGCACCTTGGCATAAAAAATGCCTGTCCAAGTGGCGGACATTTTGTTTGCCACCCCGTCACGCGCCACCCTCCCCTTCTCCCACTTGTTCCCCATCACTTATCGGTTTCTCTTCAGCACGGTTGGTTGCAAGTCCGCCCCACCATTTCTTCGTCTCCTTCCTCGTCCACTCCAATTGATTTAGTCGAGCTCGACCCATCgtttttcttcatcttctttgtgtCGTTCTCAATTTCCTTGAGGACGGTCTGCCACTTGGGTTTCCCATTCAATTTCGACCAACAATGTGAAAAATTGAACGAGTTATTCTCCACTTGATGTTACAAAGCCGCTACCAACATAGCATGGTTTTGAACTCCGATGCCGCTTTGGTTCCGGCCTACAACTTGTTTGAGATAACCAACAAATCagctgacgacctattggatggttGACCATCTATGTTGAAGAGAGCACCGGACACGATTGGGGCATATTGGGTGTGGCTTCACATAGTGTTTTTGCTCGTGGAAAAGTTTCCAAAATAATTCCCAATATTTCTCGTATTTTTGCTCGGTTCCACAAAACGGATCCATGCTACTGTCGCACCAACCCAACCTCGCACGCCATTGGCTCGAACCTAGGAGAAAGGAGGTCGCCACCGACGCCATGTGTCGCGTACAGGAGCATGACCACCGTATCTACACGGCCGTCGTCACCATAACCCCCCCCCTGGCGTTGTGGAGCCCTCCGCACAACCACCTCTTGCCACCGTCGACGCACCGTGGCACCCCGCATAGAGTCGCGCCTCCGCTAATAGCAGCCGCCCGCGTGGGAGGCAGAAGGGGGCCCACTGCGGCCCACGCCGCCCGGGCTTCGATCGAGTGGCGCACTCCGACGGCAAGGAGGAGAAGGGAAGTAGGAGGAGAGAGCTAGGAGGTGGCTAGGGTCCCCTCATGCCACTCGCAGGAGGGACGAAAATGTCCCTTTTGCTGGAATACATGTATAATGTCTCATGTATCAGTTTTTTTTTCAACGTTAATAGCATTCCGCGAGAAAAGTCATCTATTGATGTTGTCAGCGGAGTCCCTCGTCCATCTATGTATGAATAGCGGTGTTTTTATAAAaacactagcacatatgcccgtgcgttgtctGTATTTGGACATCTGGCGGGAGGTACACGATAATTAGCGCATATGTCTGTATTTGGACATCTGGCGGGAGGTACACGATAGCATCAATATTGACGGCA
This window harbors:
- the LOC119357555 gene encoding TPD1 protein homolog 1A-like: MASFSALCALVILLAAAGSVSIASASVADAGSLSLNSSLLASAAPPPSSVLPRKVLRLAGVGADVPHRVSLGCAGADDIAIEQGPGTTLPSGIPSYTVEIINRCSGAGRAACAISGIRVRCGWFSSVTLVDPSKFRRVAPNDCLVNDGKPLLADDTISFEYANSFEYKLSVAKATCVHPPADTSD